One region of Candidatus Bathyarchaeia archaeon genomic DNA includes:
- a CDS encoding NosD domain-containing protein — protein sequence MSLVWTIATVLLILTAGVLPRASFYASAHPGTLSVPSQYSTIQAAVNAAVSGDTILVAPGIYRESVVVIKSVNITGASRDTTVIDPAGAGPGVNITLASGVSLQGFTINDTGLFDPAIFVNSSSLVVISNNKLSASVQSNGVTVLDSSQVSVTNNLLTGDLYGVAVQGGFGNNIRFNNATGNVAGVRIYSSSGNKITDNIIRKDQVGLELWAGSTGNVALRNLVANDSFWGVSVQNSRNNLVAENNIEFNNADPRNTEGINLQNAVGNRFYHNNIRSNSIQASAVFPPGDQNIWDNATGATLKTDSKIMFVDTNGNGVWNFNETVVYDTDGNGVYDLGEPVIGSVNGMMPLPGTMLKSFSGLKFVDRYGDGIWRRGDPVVNDTNNDNLFEAGETAISAVGGNFWSDYSGKDNGANGFGLNGIGDTLIPWPCPNGGASTAPCPAGSPREEDWYPLMKSWVPPNMNVTASASPFLGYPPVQVSFQGKVAGGAAPYNYTWNFGEGSTGVGSGVVHSYAVKGSYVAVLTVSDSGFRTRSDSVAISVVVGTLLVRVVDGNKKPVVGADIGSTVQPAGQPALSGKVNNSGLVTFSDLRNGSYTIRAASIGFVAGSKGVVISLNRLTNATITLSPSPAPASSLWLFAVGGGAAAGVAAVAGFLVWRSRRKKRASHEGPPTSVPGANVAQP from the coding sequence ATGTCCTTAGTATGGACGATTGCCACTGTTCTGCTCATCCTGACCGCCGGTGTGTTGCCCCGAGCATCGTTCTACGCCTCAGCTCATCCAGGCACTCTCTCTGTTCCCTCGCAGTATTCGACGATACAGGCTGCGGTGAACGCCGCGGTCTCAGGGGATACGATTCTCGTCGCTCCGGGTATCTACAGGGAGAGCGTGGTTGTCATAAAGAGCGTCAACATCACGGGCGCCTCGAGAGATACGACTGTTATTGATCCGGCTGGCGCGGGTCCGGGTGTTAATATTACTCTGGCGAGCGGGGTTTCGCTTCAGGGCTTCACGATCAACGATACGGGACTGTTCGATCCCGCGATATTCGTGAACTCATCATCACTGGTCGTGATATCGAACAACAAGCTGTCCGCCTCTGTTCAGTCGAACGGCGTGACGGTTCTAGATTCCAGCCAGGTTTCAGTGACAAACAACCTGTTGACCGGTGATCTCTACGGTGTAGCGGTGCAGGGCGGGTTCGGCAATAATATCCGATTTAACAATGCCACAGGCAACGTCGCCGGCGTTAGAATCTACTCATCGTCAGGGAACAAGATCACCGACAATATCATCCGGAAGGATCAGGTGGGCCTGGAGCTCTGGGCCGGATCGACTGGGAATGTGGCGTTGCGAAACCTGGTCGCGAACGATTCTTTCTGGGGAGTCTCGGTCCAGAACTCCCGGAACAATCTTGTCGCCGAGAACAATATCGAGTTCAACAATGCAGACCCGCGGAACACGGAGGGCATCAACCTGCAAAATGCTGTGGGAAATAGGTTCTATCACAATAATATCAGGAGTAATAGTATTCAGGCGAGTGCGGTGTTTCCGCCCGGCGACCAGAACATCTGGGACAACGCGACTGGGGCAACGTTGAAGACCGATTCGAAGATCATGTTCGTTGATACGAACGGTAATGGTGTGTGGAATTTTAACGAGACAGTTGTCTACGACACGGACGGTAACGGAGTTTACGATTTGGGAGAGCCTGTTATCGGCTCGGTGAACGGGATGATGCCGCTACCGGGTACAATGCTGAAGAGCTTCTCCGGGCTGAAATTTGTGGACCGGTATGGGGATGGGATCTGGAGACGCGGAGATCCCGTGGTGAACGATACGAACAATGACAACTTGTTCGAGGCGGGCGAGACGGCGATATCGGCGGTTGGGGGAAACTTCTGGAGCGATTACTCAGGGAAGGATAATGGAGCGAACGGTTTCGGGCTCAACGGGATCGGCGATACACTGATTCCTTGGCCATGTCCGAATGGTGGAGCATCTACTGCTCCGTGCCCGGCGGGCAGCCCGAGAGAAGAGGACTGGTATCCGTTGATGAAATCATGGGTTCCGCCGAACATGAACGTGACAGCGAGCGCGAGTCCGTTTCTCGGATATCCGCCGGTACAGGTTTCATTCCAGGGAAAGGTTGCGGGTGGAGCGGCGCCGTACAATTACACGTGGAACTTCGGGGAAGGATCGACGGGAGTCGGTAGTGGGGTTGTTCACTCGTACGCGGTCAAGGGGAGCTATGTTGCAGTGCTGACTGTTAGCGATTCTGGTTTCCGGACAAGATCAGACTCTGTCGCGATCTCCGTTGTGGTTGGAACTTTGTTGGTGAGGGTTGTGGATGGGAACAAGAAGCCTGTCGTGGGTGCGGATATCGGCTCGACGGTTCAGCCGGCTGGGCAGCCGGCGCTCAGCGGGAAGGTGAACAACTCCGGACTCGTCACCTTCTCTGATCTCCGGAATGGATCTTACACGATACGGGCGGCAAGCATTGGCTTTGTGGCAGGATCAAAAGGTGTGGTTATCTCTCTCAACCGTTTGACAAATGCGACGATCACACTGAGCCCGTCTCCAGCGCCGGCGAGTAGTCTCTGGTTGTTTGCCGTTGGTGGAGGGGCGGCGGCAGGCGTTGCTGCTGTGGCCGGGTTCTTGGTCTGGCGGTCCCGGCGGAAGAAACGAGCCTCCCATGAAGGACCGCCAACTTCAGTTCCAGGTGCAAACGTGGCGCAGCCCTAG
- a CDS encoding dockerin type I domain-containing protein: protein MKITIILIAILLAGTVTTNFTFERVKKPGTPDARPTVDQPGQFSPAFANLTAYTATAFLAGFNSSTMLGNCAPSGTATCNPGFAMYRGVTTTFKIIWGDCCTHTFSLYTKGFLSTKVNTTDSCSTANKIGCVAKANIPTSRTVNFLFAPNIPLDDFTGLGGYEYYCQIHPDSMHGKVIVYKNPNISGTGVVNILDASALAVSFDSTHGSANFNAAVDFNNDGVIDILDASFLANLFDRPI, encoded by the coding sequence GTGAAGATTACAATAATACTGATCGCGATTCTCCTAGCGGGAACCGTCACAACGAACTTCACATTTGAACGCGTCAAGAAGCCGGGCACGCCGGACGCAAGGCCAACCGTGGATCAGCCTGGACAATTCAGCCCCGCCTTTGCCAACTTGACAGCGTACACCGCAACCGCGTTCCTTGCAGGGTTCAACTCATCCACGATGCTCGGTAACTGTGCTCCGAGCGGAACGGCCACTTGCAACCCTGGATTTGCGATGTACCGCGGAGTAACAACCACGTTCAAGATTATCTGGGGAGACTGCTGCACCCACACGTTCTCTCTGTACACGAAGGGCTTCCTCTCAACAAAAGTGAACACGACAGATTCTTGCTCGACCGCCAACAAGATAGGATGCGTCGCAAAGGCGAACATCCCTACGAGCCGGACAGTAAACTTTCTCTTCGCACCGAATATTCCTCTAGACGATTTCACCGGGCTTGGCGGATACGAGTACTACTGCCAGATCCACCCTGACAGCATGCACGGAAAAGTAATAGTCTACAAGAACCCCAACATCAGCGGAACAGGGGTCGTCAATATTCTTGACGCCTCAGCTCTAGCCGTCTCGTTCGACTCAACACATGGATCAGCAAACTTCAACGCAGCAGTCGACTTCAACAACGATGGTGTCATCGATATCCTAGATGCTTCCTTCCTAGCAAATCTCTTCGACCGACCAATTTAG
- a CDS encoding PKD domain-containing protein: protein MKSIFVAVLLVLATLTASSAASSLLSGNYLPSAHTVKALPGPPVLGIDCALGNSADAPNPFPTPISTKDSDGVIDSTCQWTGDFDGDPAFTMDPLVSDSPETAAAGLGGGVIMNVLYTNGNNTINAFDVTLQYNPAVLNFVQFDQIGLLFGGNAGCPAANPSCTLGLANTVDRVNGVVRLAQAIESVTTGGSPNTVEFFRMRFDVVGAGNSALTFTKSIVTFAVGLNTGPEAHNVQNGSFNTYANFLFPTPPPGTFDESWSFSPNPEVPFFPITFSATAASCSYCTAPFTYNWDFSSFDSSGYIAKVNATGQTVIVTAPPQAINRVTLTVTDSAAHSITAVRRLPLVGATQGPATAATGTVSTSFKSGYLGGVSAECSGATCAGTGSSGFSGSWRFCPGNIRLLTVCSNPFAAASTDPSNVPGITWNFAGVYNTVFSVTDSSGSQLGGPQTTTQAFPVNVTGTPAAYTVTVTSDKTSINAGSVVNVTAVTAYATAYPLGFMASLFTYVFHWGDGSPDTTVSGTTAAFALHTYAFGGSFVVRVTPQESAAAAPTSIKENGFSPVITVFDYGLQVTPNPITVVAGSGTTASLSATLTGGASQSVSFVVTGQPAGTTVTLAPTSCALSCTSQVNVVTTSAALAGTAAITITGTASGGLIKTTAFNLKITLAVAINCPSTGTVGVAVTCTVTTTGGTAPVGFAWTATGGNPASGTAATFTTTYSTPGPQQISVTATDSAPVPNTGTASATVTISAATPFTVTMTCPLTGTVGTAVACTATSSGGTGVVTFSWTATGGSPASGTGASFSATYSVKGAKTISVTGTDSATPTHASDTKSASVTIAALALSVTPTVPTTGTVGSAVSVSATATGGTSPYTFSWDFGDGSAVVMGATVSHTYTAKNTFVVKVTVTDANSVTASNTASITVSPLALATDFTFPATITPGAAASFTATTTGGTAPYTYAWTFGDGATGTGNPASHSYSSSGPFTVSVTATDANAKTATASHSVGQATPLTVTITCPTTGTVGTAVACNASSSGGTGTVTFAWTATGGSPASGTGSTFSTTYNVKGSHSISVTGTDSATPTPNTQTKSASVLISALALTVTPTVPATGTVGTSVSVSATASGGTSPYTFSWDFGDATAVVPGATATHTYTAKGTFTVKVTVTDMNAVTVSNTASITIAALTLATDWTISPTTVTANTPITFTATTTGGTSPYGYAWAFGDGTTGTTNPITHTYTTTGPFTVVLTVTDANTKTATATHTIGSAPPFTVTITCPTTGTVGAAVNCTVSATGGTTPYTFAWTATGGSPASGTGATFSTTYSVKGMKTISVAGTDSATPTAATDTKSASVNIAALALTVTPTVPTTGTVGTSVSVSATATGGTSPYTFTWDFGDGSATVTGASASHTYTAKNTFVVKVTVLDANVVSASNTASITVSPLALATDFTFPATITPNVAATFTATTTGGTAPYTYAWTFGDGGTGTTNPVSHTYASTGPFTVVLTVTDANAKTATATHTVGSAPVFTVTINCPATGTVGTAVACTASSSGGTGTVTFAWTATGGSPASGTGSSFSTTYNVKGTVTISVIGTDSATPTPNIQSKSASVIIAALALTTDFTASPTPIVANSPVTFTATTSGGTPAYTYSWTFGDTTTGTGNPAAHTYSTTGPFTVVETVTDANGITASATHTIGSAAALAVTINCPAAGTVGTPLNCTATSTGGTGTVTFSWTATGGTPSSGIGASFTTTYSVKGTVSISVTGTDSATPIPNTQTKSASITMAAVALSADFTFSPTTPTNATLVTFTATVTGGTAPNTYTWSFGDTTTGTGNPATHTYVTPGTFIVMLTVTDMNGVSTTATHSVTVTSTVTGKAVMLTFQAFDIDDCDNGVGQLNVSVNGHMIVNLPPCIPGGKDNSAFENKFVSFGPFDITAFVVQGMNTVQFTSPPPGHFALVKNVTVTQGNTILLHVNGARFVTGDHPATFTFSNPPLVVTSYTVNPTPVIQGATVTFTATFTGGSAPFACSFTFGDGAPAVVATTSTGTCSATHSYDDNGFFMARVKITGQASTDVVRVFLPVTVLENNTNDASALLLSNGTLVASKDN from the coding sequence TTGAAATCTATCTTTGTGGCTGTTTTGCTCGTTCTGGCAACGCTTACGGCTAGCTCGGCCGCATCGAGCCTTCTAAGTGGGAATTATCTCCCGAGTGCTCACACGGTTAAGGCTCTTCCGGGACCTCCGGTTCTTGGAATAGATTGTGCTCTGGGGAACTCCGCTGACGCTCCGAATCCTTTCCCTACTCCGATATCGACGAAAGACTCGGACGGAGTCATTGACTCAACCTGTCAGTGGACCGGCGATTTTGACGGTGACCCGGCTTTTACCATGGACCCTCTGGTTTCTGATAGTCCCGAAACTGCTGCAGCAGGCTTGGGTGGCGGGGTCATCATGAACGTCCTCTACACTAACGGCAATAATACCATAAATGCGTTCGACGTTACGCTGCAGTACAATCCGGCCGTTCTCAACTTCGTTCAGTTTGACCAGATCGGTCTTCTATTTGGTGGGAATGCTGGTTGCCCCGCTGCAAATCCGTCATGTACTCTCGGTCTAGCAAATACCGTAGATCGTGTGAATGGCGTTGTTCGTCTTGCTCAAGCTATTGAAAGTGTAACGACGGGCGGTTCTCCTAACACCGTTGAGTTCTTCCGTATGCGGTTTGACGTTGTGGGCGCTGGAAATAGTGCGCTCACTTTCACGAAGAGTATTGTTACTTTCGCCGTAGGATTAAACACTGGCCCTGAGGCTCATAATGTCCAGAACGGTTCGTTCAATACTTACGCTAACTTCCTATTTCCAACGCCACCTCCTGGAACCTTCGATGAATCTTGGAGTTTCTCGCCGAATCCTGAGGTTCCATTTTTCCCAATTACTTTCTCCGCAACAGCCGCTTCTTGCAGTTATTGCACAGCTCCGTTCACCTACAATTGGGATTTCAGCAGTTTTGACTCGTCCGGATACATTGCAAAGGTCAACGCAACTGGACAGACTGTCATTGTTACGGCGCCCCCTCAGGCCATCAACCGAGTTACTCTTACGGTCACCGACTCCGCCGCGCACAGCATAACTGCCGTCAGAAGGTTGCCACTAGTTGGAGCCACGCAAGGACCCGCCACGGCTGCTACTGGCACAGTTTCAACTTCATTCAAGTCTGGTTATCTTGGTGGGGTTTCCGCCGAGTGTAGTGGTGCTACTTGCGCCGGGACTGGGTCATCGGGGTTCAGCGGTAGTTGGAGGTTCTGTCCCGGTAACATCCGTCTTCTTACTGTCTGTAGCAATCCGTTTGCTGCAGCGAGCACGGATCCTTCGAACGTTCCGGGCATTACTTGGAATTTTGCTGGAGTTTACAACACAGTTTTCTCCGTCACCGACTCTTCAGGAAGCCAGCTGGGCGGGCCTCAAACCACAACACAGGCCTTTCCGGTAAATGTTACCGGGACGCCTGCGGCGTACACTGTGACGGTTACCTCTGACAAGACAAGTATCAATGCCGGCTCTGTAGTAAATGTAACTGCTGTTACGGCGTACGCAACTGCCTACCCATTGGGCTTCATGGCGAGCTTGTTCACGTACGTCTTTCACTGGGGTGATGGTAGCCCCGACACCACTGTCAGTGGCACAACAGCTGCCTTCGCACTTCACACCTACGCGTTCGGTGGCAGTTTCGTTGTTCGTGTCACACCTCAGGAGTCGGCGGCGGCTGCACCAACCAGTATCAAGGAGAACGGATTTTCTCCAGTAATAACGGTCTTTGACTATGGTCTCCAGGTGACCCCGAATCCGATCACTGTAGTTGCCGGTTCAGGCACCACTGCGAGTCTCTCCGCCACTCTCACCGGGGGAGCATCTCAATCAGTTTCATTCGTTGTGACAGGCCAGCCTGCGGGCACCACTGTCACGCTGGCACCAACATCATGCGCTCTATCATGCACCTCGCAGGTGAATGTCGTAACCACCTCCGCCGCGCTTGCAGGAACCGCGGCGATTACGATTACCGGCACCGCCTCGGGAGGTCTCATCAAAACGACAGCCTTCAACCTCAAGATTACGCTGGCAGTCGCGATAAATTGTCCCTCGACTGGGACCGTTGGTGTTGCGGTCACTTGCACTGTGACCACGACGGGTGGAACAGCTCCGGTCGGATTCGCTTGGACAGCTACGGGCGGGAACCCTGCTTCAGGAACCGCAGCAACTTTTACCACAACATACAGTACGCCGGGACCACAACAAATCAGCGTTACTGCAACCGACTCCGCCCCGGTCCCGAACACCGGAACTGCTAGTGCTACCGTAACAATCAGCGCAGCCACACCATTTACAGTTACGATGACATGTCCTCTGACCGGAACCGTTGGCACAGCTGTCGCGTGCACCGCTACATCCTCGGGTGGAACAGGAGTGGTCACTTTCTCATGGACTGCTACTGGCGGTAGTCCAGCGTCGGGCACCGGAGCATCATTCAGCGCAACTTATAGTGTAAAGGGAGCGAAGACTATCAGCGTAACTGGTACGGACTCTGCAACCCCGACACATGCTAGCGATACAAAATCTGCATCGGTCACCATCGCAGCTCTGGCCTTGAGTGTTACACCTACAGTTCCGACGACCGGGACAGTTGGCAGCGCAGTCAGCGTTTCTGCGACTGCCACTGGTGGCACCTCGCCCTACACCTTCTCCTGGGACTTTGGCGACGGTAGTGCCGTAGTCATGGGAGCAACAGTGTCGCACACGTACACCGCGAAGAACACTTTCGTCGTCAAGGTAACCGTCACTGACGCGAACTCTGTCACAGCATCCAACACGGCATCAATAACAGTCAGTCCTCTTGCCCTAGCAACTGACTTTACGTTCCCCGCAACAATAACCCCAGGTGCTGCTGCCAGCTTCACTGCGACAACAACAGGCGGAACAGCGCCATACACTTACGCGTGGACATTCGGCGACGGAGCAACGGGAACGGGCAACCCCGCGAGTCACTCCTATTCCTCATCCGGACCCTTCACTGTCTCTGTTACTGCTACTGATGCGAACGCTAAGACAGCCACAGCTTCTCACTCAGTAGGCCAGGCGACACCCCTCACTGTAACAATAACCTGCCCGACAACGGGAACCGTTGGAACTGCTGTCGCATGCAACGCTTCATCATCAGGCGGAACCGGCACAGTCACGTTCGCTTGGACCGCAACAGGTGGCTCGCCTGCGTCAGGCACCGGATCCACCTTCAGCACAACTTACAATGTGAAAGGCTCACACAGCATTAGTGTGACAGGAACTGACTCTGCAACTCCAACGCCGAACACTCAGACAAAATCGGCCAGTGTCCTGATTAGCGCACTAGCTCTCACCGTTACTCCGACAGTTCCCGCAACCGGCACTGTCGGCACCTCAGTAAGCGTCTCCGCGACTGCCTCAGGCGGAACATCACCTTACACGTTCTCTTGGGACTTTGGCGACGCAACTGCTGTAGTTCCAGGCGCCACGGCCACCCACACTTACACGGCAAAGGGAACTTTCACGGTCAAGGTTACCGTCACTGACATGAACGCGGTCACTGTGTCGAACACTGCGTCGATCACAATTGCGGCGCTCACCCTCGCCACCGACTGGACTATCAGTCCAACAACCGTAACTGCCAATACCCCGATAACCTTCACCGCCACCACAACCGGCGGAACAAGCCCATACGGGTACGCGTGGGCGTTCGGTGACGGAACAACCGGCACAACAAACCCGATCACTCACACCTACACCACCACCGGACCCTTCACCGTCGTCCTGACAGTCACTGATGCAAATACGAAGACCGCGACCGCAACTCATACGATCGGTTCAGCCCCGCCCTTCACCGTCACGATCACATGCCCCACCACAGGAACCGTCGGAGCGGCAGTCAACTGCACCGTCTCTGCAACAGGAGGCACAACACCCTACACCTTCGCCTGGACGGCCACAGGCGGATCCCCAGCCTCTGGCACCGGAGCAACTTTCAGCACAACCTATAGCGTGAAGGGAATGAAGACCATCAGCGTAGCCGGCACAGACTCCGCAACTCCAACAGCAGCCACCGATACGAAATCCGCCTCCGTCAACATCGCAGCCCTGGCCTTAACCGTTACACCCACAGTTCCGACGACCGGCACAGTTGGCACATCAGTCAGTGTTTCCGCGACAGCGACCGGTGGAACCTCACCGTACACGTTCACCTGGGACTTTGGCGATGGATCTGCAACGGTCACCGGCGCCTCCGCATCGCACACGTACACCGCGAAGAACACTTTCGTCGTCAAGGTAACCGTCCTAGATGCGAATGTTGTTTCGGCGTCAAATACCGCATCAATAACAGTCAGTCCTCTTGCCCTGGCAACCGACTTTACCTTCCCGGCCACAATAACTCCTAACGTTGCCGCTACGTTCACGGCGACGACGACCGGTGGAACCGCACCCTACACCTACGCTTGGACCTTTGGCGACGGAGGAACCGGAACAACCAACCCGGTTAGCCACACCTATGCGAGCACTGGCCCGTTCACAGTTGTCTTGACAGTCACCGATGCTAACGCGAAGACTGCCACCGCAACCCACACAGTCGGCTCCGCCCCAGTATTCACCGTGACAATCAACTGCCCTGCAACCGGAACAGTAGGGACAGCGGTCGCATGCACAGCCTCATCATCAGGCGGAACCGGCACAGTCACCTTCGCATGGACAGCGACGGGTGGAAGTCCTGCTTCAGGCACCGGCTCTAGTTTCAGTACCACTTACAATGTGAAGGGAACTGTCACGATTAGTGTAATCGGAACCGATTCTGCAACTCCTACACCCAACATTCAATCAAAGTCCGCGAGTGTCATAATAGCCGCGCTCGCATTGACAACGGACTTCACAGCAAGCCCAACACCAATAGTAGCGAACAGCCCAGTCACATTCACCGCCACAACCAGCGGCGGGACACCAGCGTACACATACTCCTGGACCTTCGGCGACACAACAACGGGCACAGGAAACCCGGCTGCTCACACATACTCGACCACAGGACCATTCACCGTCGTCGAGACAGTAACTGATGCGAACGGCATTACAGCCTCTGCAACCCATACGATTGGATCTGCAGCCGCACTAGCAGTCACAATCAACTGCCCAGCCGCGGGAACCGTTGGCACTCCACTTAACTGCACCGCAACATCCACCGGTGGAACCGGCACAGTCACGTTCTCGTGGACAGCGACCGGAGGCACTCCATCATCCGGCATAGGAGCAAGCTTCACGACAACATACAGTGTCAAGGGAACAGTAAGCATCAGTGTAACAGGAACAGATTCCGCAACACCAATCCCGAACACTCAGACAAAATCCGCCAGCATCACGATGGCCGCAGTCGCATTATCAGCTGACTTCACCTTCTCTCCAACAACACCAACCAACGCGACACTAGTAACTTTCACAGCGACTGTCACAGGCGGAACCGCTCCGAACACGTACACCTGGAGCTTTGGCGACACCACCACAGGAACCGGCAACCCAGCAACACACACCTACGTGACACCGGGAACCTTCATTGTTATGCTGACAGTAACCGACATGAACGGCGTTTCAACAACCGCAACTCACTCGGTAACTGTCACGAGTACAGTGACCGGCAAGGCAGTCATGTTGACCTTCCAGGCCTTCGACATTGACGATTGCGATAACGGTGTTGGACAGCTGAACGTCAGCGTTAACGGACACATGATTGTCAACCTGCCACCTTGCATCCCCGGCGGCAAGGATAACTCTGCGTTCGAGAACAAGTTCGTCAGCTTCGGACCCTTCGACATAACTGCTTTCGTGGTCCAGGGAATGAACACCGTACAGTTCACAAGCCCACCCCCGGGACACTTCGCCCTCGTCAAGAACGTCACCGTAACACAAGGCAACACCATACTCCTCCACGTAAACGGCGCCCGCTTCGTCACCGGCGATCATCCCGCTACCTTCACCTTCTCGAATCCACCCCTGGTCGTAACGAGCTACACGGTAAACCCGACGCCTGTTATCCAGGGAGCGACAGTGACCTTCACCGCGACATTCACCGGCGGCTCAGCCCCATTCGCCTGCAGCTTCACATTCGGCGATGGCGCACCAGCCGTTGTTGCAACGACCAGCACCGGAACATGCAGCGCAACTCACAGCTATGATGACAATGGATTCTTCATGGCTCGCGTAAAGATCACAGGCCAAGCATCCACCGACGTTGTCAGAGTATTTCTCCCTGTCACTGTTCTCGAGAACAACACGAACGACGCCAGCGCACTGCTGCTATCTAACGGGACTCTCGTCGCTTCCAAAGACAACTAG
- a CDS encoding PKD domain-containing protein gives MRAISRSLRVAVFVLLSLVIFINSQQSVVAPNSPLAVSVYSEDLSTSNIVSPSLVSGQSFNVSILAANLSAVSDQNSGGVSGFDIGLAYNSSILKVGGTWSTGPQCPLSDNCIFDMPANNTVTISHAIDSPPGASRIGVLVLGPKHRPDLSNLQGLPALLFRVQFIIKGIGATSISIQQASSQITGFINGCGNLIPFTVTNAHFDNRSPFAIQASPPTGSVTQGRGLTVAVNVTRTNNLGNGTVTLLLSNAVNGTGYVFSPRTGNLNATHQSFLSSLTITTAPTTLVGRHLLTIIGVLQNYPQYNLDFSLDVTSGIAPYVAGPPAGTSGHVNSAQLPNSTPLSSSSLIATFNLDSPSVIVNSLVKLSALAVWCSSSPYNLRWDFGDGSSGTGNSVSHAYSRAGTFTITLTLTDNGNTYTSSRDVTVTSPSAPSPSASLDLYSTLAVGLAGFVVIVLVLAVIMKPRRRKNFR, from the coding sequence ATGCGAGCAATCTCGAGATCACTCCGGGTTGCAGTTTTCGTCCTGCTTTCGCTGGTCATTTTCATCAACTCACAACAGTCAGTTGTCGCTCCAAATTCTCCCTTGGCTGTGAGCGTCTACAGCGAGGACTTGTCCACGTCGAATATTGTGAGTCCGTCGCTGGTTTCTGGACAGAGTTTCAACGTGTCGATCTTGGCCGCGAATCTTTCTGCTGTGTCAGATCAGAATTCGGGAGGAGTATCGGGCTTTGATATTGGGCTAGCGTACAATTCCAGCATTCTGAAGGTCGGTGGTACCTGGTCCACGGGCCCTCAGTGTCCACTGTCCGACAATTGTATCTTTGATATGCCTGCAAACAACACAGTCACGATCAGTCACGCGATCGATTCCCCACCGGGAGCATCTCGGATTGGAGTCCTAGTTTTAGGACCAAAGCACAGACCAGATCTTTCGAATTTGCAAGGACTCCCCGCACTTCTTTTCCGTGTCCAATTTATTATCAAAGGGATTGGCGCAACTTCGATCAGTATTCAGCAAGCATCATCGCAAATAACCGGTTTCATAAACGGATGTGGAAACCTGATCCCGTTCACTGTAACAAACGCTCATTTCGACAATAGATCTCCTTTCGCGATCCAAGCATCTCCGCCGACAGGGTCTGTGACTCAAGGCAGGGGTCTGACAGTCGCAGTGAATGTTACACGGACAAACAATCTTGGGAATGGCACGGTAACTCTGTTGCTCAGTAATGCGGTCAATGGAACTGGCTACGTTTTTAGTCCGCGAACTGGTAATCTAAATGCTACTCACCAGAGTTTTCTTTCTAGTCTCACCATAACCACGGCACCGACAACTTTGGTCGGGAGACACCTTCTCACAATTATTGGGGTACTACAGAATTATCCCCAGTACAACCTCGACTTCTCACTAGACGTTACCTCTGGGATCGCTCCCTATGTCGCCGGCCCGCCCGCCGGCACTAGTGGTCATGTGAATTCGGCCCAACTTCCGAACTCAACGCCACTCTCTTCATCGTCATTGATAGCAACCTTCAATCTTGACTCTCCCTCCGTCATTGTCAATAGCCTCGTCAAACTCTCCGCTCTTGCAGTGTGGTGCAGCTCGTCCCCCTACAATCTGCGTTGGGACTTTGGCGACGGCTCGAGCGGGACAGGCAACTCTGTCTCCCACGCTTACTCGAGGGCTGGAACCTTCACTATCACGCTCACACTCACAGATAACGGAAACACCTACACATCATCACGCGATGTGACAGTAACCTCGCCCTCCGCTCCGTCTCCATCAGCCAGCCTAGACCTATACTCCACACTTGCCGTAGGCTTGGCCGGCTTTGTTGTAATTGTACTAGTCCTCGCTGTAATAATGAAACCTCGCCGACGAAAGAATTTTCGCTAG